The Kitasatospora sp. NBC_00374 genome has a segment encoding these proteins:
- a CDS encoding helix-turn-helix domain-containing protein — protein sequence MLQGRTEAAAFSVLEYLASEAPAQQFEDLVEEARLRGTTGEELERLERLKQLGLSIRSQSRRRQQREAGLSALVDTARDLAMPYDLDTLLKVITRRARLLLGVDMSYISFPDAQQGYIYVRTSDGHTSTLSVGLRLPDGAGLGSSVLANPAPFWTPDYLSDERIAHNQAIDETVRAEGLHAIMGVPLSHRNHPFGVLYVADRNVRHFTTDEIALMSSLGDLAGVAIEKAQLLDQTSATVTDLEQHSTEAEVGLRLATELSELHTRLIDLALSGGDPHSLTREVCKRLGGAIRVYAADGTVLTSASDMPERDENSVVLAAMDAHASRGPVRLADGTWAAPVSAGTVGLGTLFLRTDSPLADRGEELTRVVAQAVAIPLLLENSRTAIAVGHVRDELLDELLANPQRPPQQLMLRARRLGIDLGKPHVVVVARPEGEAQGKVATWASLYAHRMSGLKRVQDGLAVLLLPGTDPSAAARAVTEELTPLLGHPVTVSAAGPALDPTSVFHGHQEALRCLDAMTALGATGRSASARELGFFGVLLADNHDVDGFVDSTIGPVLDYDQQRFTELARTLNAYFETGNSPTYAAQRLHVHTNTVARRLERISELLGPDWQKPERAFEIQLALRLSRIRQVLLDRREAPDDTAPGEHRA from the coding sequence GTGTTGCAGGGGCGTACCGAGGCGGCCGCATTCAGCGTCCTCGAATACCTGGCCAGCGAGGCGCCGGCCCAGCAGTTCGAGGACCTGGTGGAGGAGGCCCGGCTACGGGGCACCACCGGTGAGGAGCTGGAGCGGCTCGAACGGCTGAAACAGCTGGGTCTGAGCATACGTTCCCAGTCCAGACGCCGTCAGCAGCGCGAGGCGGGCCTGTCCGCCCTGGTCGACACGGCCCGGGACCTCGCCATGCCCTACGACCTGGACACCCTGCTGAAGGTGATCACCCGTCGGGCCCGGCTGCTGCTCGGTGTCGACATGTCGTACATCAGCTTTCCCGACGCCCAGCAGGGCTACATCTACGTCCGCACCTCCGACGGCCACACCTCGACGCTCAGCGTGGGCCTGCGCCTGCCCGACGGCGCCGGCCTCGGCAGCAGCGTGCTGGCCAACCCCGCACCGTTCTGGACTCCTGACTACCTGTCGGACGAGCGGATCGCCCACAACCAGGCGATCGACGAGACCGTCCGCGCCGAGGGCCTGCACGCCATCATGGGTGTGCCGCTGAGCCACCGCAACCACCCGTTCGGGGTGCTCTACGTCGCCGACCGCAACGTGCGCCACTTCACCACCGACGAGATCGCCCTGATGAGCTCGCTCGGCGACCTGGCCGGCGTGGCGATCGAGAAGGCCCAGCTGCTCGACCAGACCAGCGCGACCGTCACCGACCTCGAACAGCACAGCACCGAGGCCGAGGTCGGACTCCGGCTGGCCACCGAACTGAGCGAGCTGCACACCCGGCTGATCGACCTGGCACTGAGCGGCGGCGATCCGCACTCGCTGACCCGCGAGGTCTGCAAGCGCCTCGGCGGCGCGATCCGGGTCTACGCGGCCGACGGCACCGTGCTCACCTCCGCCTCCGACATGCCGGAGCGCGACGAGAACTCCGTGGTCCTGGCCGCGATGGACGCGCACGCCTCGCGCGGACCGGTCAGGCTCGCCGACGGTACCTGGGCGGCACCGGTCAGCGCCGGCACCGTCGGCCTCGGCACCCTCTTCCTGCGCACCGACTCGCCGCTGGCCGACCGCGGCGAAGAGCTCACCCGGGTGGTGGCCCAGGCCGTCGCGATACCGCTGCTGCTGGAGAACAGCCGCACGGCGATCGCCGTGGGCCACGTCCGTGACGAGCTGCTGGACGAGCTGCTCGCCAACCCCCAGCGCCCGCCGCAGCAGCTGATGCTGCGCGCCCGCCGGCTGGGCATCGACCTGGGCAAGCCGCACGTCGTGGTGGTGGCCCGGCCGGAGGGCGAGGCGCAGGGCAAGGTCGCCACCTGGGCCTCGCTGTACGCCCACCGGATGAGCGGACTCAAGCGCGTCCAGGACGGTCTGGCCGTCCTGCTGCTGCCGGGCACCGACCCGAGCGCCGCCGCCCGCGCGGTGACGGAGGAGCTCACGCCGCTGCTCGGCCACCCGGTGACGGTGAGCGCGGCCGGCCCGGCCCTGGACCCGACCTCGGTCTTCCACGGCCACCAGGAGGCGCTGCGCTGCCTGGACGCGATGACCGCGCTCGGCGCCACCGGCCGTTCCGCCTCGGCCCGCGAGCTCGGCTTCTTCGGCGTGCTGCTGGCCGACAACCACGACGTCGACGGCTTCGTCGACTCCACCATCGGGCCCGTGCTGGACTACGACCAGCAGCGGTTCACCGAGCTCGCCCGGACCCTCAACGCGTACTTCGAGACCGGCAACAGCCCGACCTACGCCGCCCAGAGGCTGCACGTCCACACCAACACGGTGGCCCGCCGGCTGGAGCGGATCAGCGAGCTGCTCGGCCCCGACTGGCAGAAGCCGGAGCGGGCCTTCGAGATCCAGCTGGCCCTTCGGCTGTCCCGGATCCGGCAGGTCCTGCTGGACCGCCGCGAGGCCCCGGACGACACCGCGCCGGGGGAGCACCGGGCCTGA
- a CDS encoding flavodoxin family protein — translation MTNVAVIYYSSTGNVHRLARAAAEAAEAAGAEVRLRRIPRPAEETFVPGTEEAAAGLREATGDIPEATLDDLDWADGILFGSPVRFGLPAPAVIRFIDTTAPLSIPGRLANKAVSAFTSGSAPHGGHETTILALHNAFCHWGSLIVANGSTDPVLFQPNNGNPYGSSAVSRNKPGQVHEENLAAIAYQARRVTEVAGVVRGLKTA, via the coding sequence ATGACAAACGTCGCTGTCATCTATTACTCGTCCACCGGAAATGTCCACCGGCTGGCCCGGGCCGCCGCCGAGGCGGCCGAGGCGGCCGGCGCCGAGGTACGTCTGCGGAGGATCCCCCGGCCCGCCGAGGAGACATTCGTGCCCGGCACCGAGGAGGCCGCGGCCGGCCTGCGGGAGGCGACCGGCGACATCCCGGAGGCCACCCTGGACGACCTCGACTGGGCCGACGGGATCCTGTTCGGGTCCCCGGTCCGGTTCGGGCTGCCGGCGCCCGCGGTGATCAGGTTCATCGACACCACCGCGCCGCTGTCCATCCCCGGCCGTCTCGCCAACAAGGCGGTGTCCGCGTTCACGTCGGGCTCGGCCCCGCACGGCGGCCACGAGACGACCATCCTCGCGCTGCACAACGCCTTCTGCCACTGGGGTTCGCTGATCGTCGCCAACGGTTCGACCGACCCGGTGCTGTTCCAGCCCAACAACGGCAACCCGTACGGCAGCAGCGCGGTCTCGCGCAACAAGCCGGGCCAGGTGCACGAGGAGAACCTCGCCGCGATCGCCTACCAGGCGCGCCGGGTCACCGAGGTCGCGGGCGTCGTCCGCGGTCTCAAGACCGCCTGA
- the tal gene encoding transaldolase, whose amino-acid sequence MPLAPANHGHLRQLVAEGVSPWLDGIHRGLLASGALTRLVDETGVRGATSDPAALADALVHGTAYRDQLLRLAHHRVSVDGALWAASVQDLRLACEELREVFESTHGYDGLVSMDLDPRLAHDAAATVTEAAELARAVGRPNALVKIPATAAGLAAIRDCIGLGIGVHATEIYSVARYTQVVDAYFDGLEIAHAADRRLAVIASVASLPVGRVDHEVDGLLGELGSEDARSLLGQAALAAARLLYRVYEEHLGGERWRTLRAAGARPQRLMWTDTTAAAGRVGPGTGYVESLVSWGTVNAMSPSTLDQAARHSRLRGDTLMGQHEAAQKVLDRLGRLGISYDAVVRRLETESVPRLVDSWLLLRTSIAEQLRMVSVSAPAPRLCPGAPPGTGSAAHRDR is encoded by the coding sequence TTGCCGCTGGCACCAGCGAATCACGGCCATCTGAGGCAGCTGGTCGCGGAGGGCGTCTCGCCCTGGCTGGACGGCATCCACCGCGGGCTGCTGGCCTCCGGCGCCCTGACCCGGCTGGTCGACGAGACCGGAGTCCGCGGCGCGACCTCGGACCCGGCGGCGCTGGCCGACGCCCTCGTCCACGGCACCGCCTACCGGGACCAGCTGCTGCGGCTCGCCCACCACCGGGTCTCCGTGGACGGCGCACTGTGGGCCGCCTCGGTCCAGGACCTCCGGCTGGCCTGCGAGGAGCTGCGCGAGGTCTTCGAGTCGACGCACGGCTACGACGGGCTGGTGTCGATGGACCTCGACCCGCGGCTGGCCCACGACGCGGCGGCCACCGTCACCGAGGCCGCCGAGCTCGCCCGGGCCGTCGGCCGTCCGAACGCCCTGGTGAAGATCCCGGCCACCGCGGCCGGGCTCGCCGCCATCCGCGACTGCATCGGCCTGGGGATCGGCGTGCACGCCACCGAGATCTACTCGGTGGCCCGCTACACCCAGGTGGTGGACGCCTACTTCGACGGCCTGGAGATCGCCCACGCGGCCGACCGCCGGCTGGCCGTCATCGCCTCGGTGGCCTCGCTCCCGGTCGGCCGGGTCGACCACGAGGTGGACGGCCTGCTCGGCGAGCTCGGCAGCGAGGACGCCCGCTCCCTGCTCGGACAGGCCGCCCTCGCCGCGGCCCGGCTGCTGTACCGGGTCTACGAGGAGCACCTGGGCGGCGAGCGCTGGCGCACCCTGCGCGCCGCCGGGGCCCGCCCGCAGCGGCTGATGTGGACCGACACCACCGCGGCCGCCGGCCGGGTCGGCCCCGGCACCGGCTACGTGGAGTCCCTGGTCTCCTGGGGCACCGTGAACGCGATGTCCCCGAGCACCCTGGACCAGGCCGCCCGGCACAGCCGGCTGCGCGGCGACACCCTGATGGGCCAGCACGAGGCGGCCCAGAAGGTCCTGGACCGCCTCGGCCGGCTCGGCATCTCCTACGACGCGGTGGTCCGCAGGCTGGAGACCGAGAGCGTCCCCCGCCTGGTCGACTCCTGGCTGCTGCTGCGCACCTCGATCGCCGAGCAGCTGCGGATGGTCTCGGTCAGTGCACCGGCTCCACGGCTGTGTCCCGGCGCTCCACCCGGGACGGGCTCCGCTGCGCACCGCGATCGGTGA
- a CDS encoding isochorismatase family protein has translation MPTAGELPANIADWTVDPDRAVLLVHDMQRYFLQPLPAEGPGDELVRNATLVRERLAALGVPVAYTAQPGGMSPEERGLLADFWGPGMRVDPADRLIVDPLAPRPDDWVLTKWRYSAFFRSDLLERMRREGRDQLVICGVYAHVGVLMTAVEAFTNDIQPFLVADAVADFSQAHHRMALEYAAQRCAVVLTAKEILP, from the coding sequence ATGCCGACCGCGGGCGAACTGCCCGCCAACATCGCCGACTGGACGGTCGACCCCGACCGCGCGGTCCTGCTGGTGCACGACATGCAGCGGTACTTCCTCCAGCCGCTGCCGGCCGAGGGACCGGGCGACGAACTGGTCCGCAACGCGACCCTGGTCCGCGAGCGCCTCGCCGCGCTCGGCGTACCCGTCGCCTACACCGCGCAGCCCGGCGGCATGTCACCCGAGGAGCGCGGCCTGCTCGCCGACTTCTGGGGCCCGGGCATGCGGGTCGACCCGGCCGACCGGCTGATCGTCGACCCACTGGCACCCCGGCCCGACGACTGGGTGCTCACCAAGTGGCGCTACAGCGCGTTCTTCCGCTCCGACCTGCTGGAGCGGATGCGCCGCGAGGGCCGTGACCAGCTGGTCATCTGCGGTGTCTACGCACACGTCGGCGTGCTGATGACGGCGGTGGAGGCCTTCACCAACGACATCCAGCCCTTCCTGGTCGCCGACGCCGTCGCCGACTTCTCCCAGGCGCACCACCGGATGGCGCTGGAGTACGCCGCCCAGCGCTGCGCCGTCGTCCTCACCGCGAAGGAGATCCTGCCATGA
- a CDS encoding 3-deoxy-7-phosphoheptulonate synthase, whose product MDNALLDIGSHPALRELDDDLHELTAARTALQQPLWEDRDELDRVKQALAAGPPLVKADDVRRLRSLLAQVADGEAHLVQAGDCAEDPAECGEDYVARKAGLLDTLAGVLKMATYKPVVRVGRMAGQFGKPRSSHTELVDGLELPVYRGHMVNGPEPVPGARRPDPKRLLAGYRAAARAMGHLGWLDPAQRSTICPPVWTSHEALLLDYELPMVRRDENGSLLLASTHFPWIGERTRQVDGAHVALLARVVNPVACKVGPGMSADELLTLCQILDPDREPGRLTLIARMGAQAVTDRLPALVRAVRAAGHPVIWLTDPMHGNTVTAPGGLKTRLLETVVREVEGFQQSVLAGGGIAGGLHLETTPDDVTECVADAGAVGGVGERYTSFCDPRLNPVQAMSVVLAWQG is encoded by the coding sequence GTGGACAACGCACTGCTCGACATCGGTTCACACCCCGCACTGCGGGAGTTGGACGACGACCTGCACGAACTCACCGCCGCCCGTACCGCACTCCAGCAGCCGCTCTGGGAGGACCGCGACGAACTCGACCGGGTGAAGCAGGCGCTGGCCGCCGGCCCGCCCCTGGTCAAGGCCGACGACGTCCGCAGACTGCGCTCGCTGCTCGCACAGGTGGCCGACGGCGAGGCACACCTGGTGCAGGCCGGCGACTGCGCCGAGGACCCGGCGGAGTGCGGCGAGGACTACGTCGCCCGCAAGGCCGGGCTGCTGGACACCCTGGCCGGGGTGCTCAAGATGGCCACCTACAAGCCGGTGGTCCGGGTCGGCCGGATGGCCGGCCAGTTCGGCAAGCCCCGCTCCAGTCACACCGAGCTGGTCGACGGTCTCGAACTCCCGGTCTACCGCGGGCACATGGTCAACGGGCCGGAGCCCGTGCCGGGCGCCCGCAGGCCCGACCCGAAGCGCCTGCTGGCCGGCTACCGGGCCGCCGCCCGCGCCATGGGCCACCTCGGCTGGCTCGACCCCGCCCAGCGCTCCACCATCTGCCCGCCGGTGTGGACCAGCCACGAGGCCCTGCTGCTCGACTACGAGCTGCCGATGGTCCGGCGCGACGAGAACGGCAGCCTGCTGCTCGCCTCCACACACTTCCCGTGGATCGGCGAGCGCACCCGTCAGGTGGACGGGGCGCACGTCGCCCTGCTCGCCCGGGTGGTCAACCCGGTCGCCTGCAAGGTCGGCCCGGGCATGTCCGCCGACGAGCTGCTGACCCTGTGCCAGATCCTCGACCCCGACCGGGAGCCCGGCCGGCTCACCCTGATCGCCCGGATGGGCGCGCAGGCCGTCACCGACCGCCTGCCCGCCCTGGTCCGCGCCGTCCGGGCGGCCGGACACCCGGTCATCTGGCTCACCGACCCGATGCACGGCAACACCGTCACCGCGCCCGGCGGTCTGAAGACCCGCCTGCTGGAGACCGTGGTCCGCGAGGTCGAGGGCTTCCAGCAGTCCGTCCTCGCCGGCGGCGGCATCGCCGGCGGTCTGCACCTGGAGACCACCCCGGACGACGTCACCGAGTGCGTCGCCGACGCCGGCGCGGTCGGCGGGGTCGGCGAGAGGTACACGAGTTTCTGCGACCCGCGGCTCAATCCGGTCCAGGCCATGTCCGTGGTCCTGGCCTGGCAGGGCTGA
- the pabB gene encoding aminodeoxychorismate synthase component I — MRTLLIDNYDSFTFNLFHYLAEVNGQEPVVVVNDDPTWRYEQLDGFDAVVISPGPGSPEREADFGICAEILAKGELPTLGVCLGHQGIAALHGGRVERAPEPFHGRVSPVTHDGTGLFEGLPSPLDAVRYHSLTVDQLSPLLEATAWTADGVLMGLRHRDLPLWGVQFHPESIGGDDGRRLLANFLRMAADHNRRHGRAPRPAERELPVPDDRFLPRRALKVLSRTLPTRWDDEVAFDRLFRGGPYAYWLDSSRPDEGAGRFSVMGDASGPLGRVAVADVEHGTVTVHSPTGTEVVAGPFLDWLDRDLRSLRTELPDLPCEFALGWVGYLGYELKAECGGDRAHRSDTPDAVLAFSGRALVLDHATGTSHLLALAEEGDEARAQAWLDLAGERLALTEGRRLHLAGPPLPFGPLRARHDRPAYLGLVDACLREIDAGESYEVCLTNMLEAAGPLDPWEGYRYLRRISPAPYAALLSFGDLAVLSTSPERFLRVDRDGLAESRPIKGTRPRGATHREDRELVAELLSSEKDRAENLMIVDLVRNDLGRCAEIGSVRATELFTVESYAKAHQLVSVVQAQLRPRESAVSCVRAAFPPGSMTGAPKRRTMQIIDRLEQGPRGVYSGAIGYFSLNGAADLSVVIRTVVATPGRVRYGVGGAVIALSDPEGEFLETAVKAVPMVALAGTEFPTGRQFTDRGAQRSPSRVERRDTAVEPVH; from the coding sequence GTGCGCACTCTGCTGATAGACAATTACGATTCCTTCACATTCAACCTCTTTCATTACCTGGCCGAGGTGAACGGCCAGGAGCCCGTCGTGGTGGTCAACGACGACCCGACCTGGCGCTACGAGCAGCTCGACGGCTTCGACGCCGTGGTCATCTCCCCCGGCCCCGGCAGCCCCGAGCGGGAGGCCGACTTCGGGATCTGCGCGGAGATCCTGGCCAAGGGGGAACTGCCCACCCTCGGGGTCTGCCTCGGCCACCAGGGGATCGCCGCCCTGCACGGCGGCCGGGTCGAACGCGCCCCGGAGCCCTTCCACGGCCGGGTCTCGCCGGTCACCCACGACGGCACCGGCCTGTTCGAGGGCCTGCCCTCACCGCTGGACGCCGTCCGCTACCACTCCTTGACCGTGGACCAACTGTCCCCGCTGCTGGAGGCCACCGCCTGGACCGCGGACGGCGTGCTGATGGGCCTGCGCCACCGTGACCTGCCGCTCTGGGGCGTGCAGTTCCACCCCGAGTCGATCGGCGGCGACGACGGCCGCCGCCTGCTCGCCAACTTCCTGCGGATGGCCGCCGACCACAACCGCCGGCACGGCCGGGCGCCGCGCCCGGCCGAGCGCGAACTGCCCGTCCCGGACGACCGCTTCCTGCCGCGCCGCGCGCTGAAGGTGCTCAGCCGCACCCTGCCCACCCGCTGGGACGACGAGGTGGCCTTCGACCGCCTGTTCCGCGGCGGCCCCTACGCCTACTGGCTGGACAGCAGCAGGCCGGACGAGGGCGCGGGCCGCTTCTCCGTGATGGGCGACGCCTCCGGGCCGCTGGGCCGGGTGGCCGTGGCCGACGTCGAGCACGGCACCGTCACCGTCCACTCGCCGACCGGCACCGAGGTGGTCGCCGGCCCCTTCCTGGACTGGCTGGACCGCGACCTGCGCAGCCTGCGGACCGAACTGCCGGACCTCCCCTGCGAGTTCGCCCTGGGCTGGGTCGGCTACCTCGGCTACGAGCTCAAGGCCGAGTGCGGCGGCGACCGGGCGCACCGCTCGGACACCCCCGACGCCGTGCTCGCCTTCAGCGGCCGGGCCCTGGTGCTCGACCACGCCACCGGCACCAGCCACCTGCTGGCCCTCGCCGAGGAGGGCGACGAGGCGCGGGCGCAGGCCTGGCTCGACCTGGCCGGCGAACGGCTGGCCCTCACCGAGGGTCGCCGGCTGCACCTGGCCGGCCCGCCGCTGCCCTTCGGGCCGCTGCGGGCGCGCCACGACCGGCCGGCCTACCTCGGCCTGGTCGACGCCTGCCTGCGGGAGATCGACGCCGGCGAGAGCTACGAGGTCTGCCTGACCAACATGCTGGAGGCGGCCGGGCCGCTGGACCCCTGGGAGGGCTACCGCTACCTGCGCCGGATCAGCCCGGCGCCGTACGCCGCGCTGCTCTCCTTCGGGGACCTCGCCGTGCTGTCCACCTCGCCGGAGCGCTTCCTGCGGGTGGACCGGGACGGCCTGGCCGAGTCCCGCCCGATCAAGGGGACCAGGCCGCGGGGCGCCACCCACCGGGAGGACCGGGAGCTGGTCGCCGAGCTGCTGAGCAGCGAGAAGGACCGGGCCGAGAACCTGATGATCGTGGACCTGGTCCGCAACGACCTCGGCCGGTGCGCCGAGATCGGGTCCGTCCGGGCCACCGAGCTGTTCACGGTCGAGTCCTACGCCAAGGCGCACCAGCTGGTCAGCGTGGTGCAGGCGCAACTGCGGCCGCGGGAGAGTGCGGTGAGCTGTGTGCGGGCCGCGTTCCCGCCCGGTTCGATGACCGGTGCGCCCAAGCGGCGGACCATGCAGATCATCGACCGGCTGGAGCAGGGCCCTCGCGGCGTCTACTCCGGGGCGATCGGCTACTTCTCGCTGAACGGCGCGGCCGACCTGAGCGTGGTGATCCGCACGGTGGTGGCCACCCCGGGCCGGGTCCGGTACGGCGTCGGCGGGGCGGTCATCGCGCTGTCCGACCCCGAGGGGGAGTTCCTGGAGACCGCGGTGAAGGCGGTCCCGATGGTCGCGCTGGCCGGGACGGAGTTCCCGACCGGACGTCAGTTCACCGATCGCGGTGCGCAGCGGAGCCCGTCCCGGGTGGAGCGCCGGGACACAGCCGTGGAGCCGGTGCACTGA
- a CDS encoding methyltransferase, with translation MLEVTDYRRSLERSRMSRMRQDGRSTFLLHQREWDLLEGVFAPADSPSTGIALDLLGLSCGLPGGRIDSLLEIGCGAGVIAVAAALAGCERVVASDINPAAVRNTELNAARHDMAGRVRAVHSDLFEALDPEERFDTIFWSSNYVMAPEGYRYEHMHERAYVDPGYAAHRRFLAEAPNRLRPGGRVLLHFSTRGDVLSLLRLAGQSGRGLRMVRTMTIQEGACEVEHMLLEVTAPPQREIVVPRPRSAERERERL, from the coding sequence ATGCTGGAGGTCACGGACTACAGGCGCTCGTTGGAGCGGAGCCGGATGTCGCGGATGCGACAGGACGGGCGCTCGACGTTCCTGCTCCACCAGCGCGAGTGGGACCTGCTGGAAGGGGTGTTCGCCCCGGCCGACTCGCCGTCCACCGGGATCGCCCTGGATCTCCTCGGCCTGTCCTGCGGGCTGCCCGGCGGCCGGATCGACTCCCTGCTGGAGATCGGCTGCGGCGCCGGCGTGATCGCGGTGGCCGCGGCGCTGGCGGGCTGCGAGCGCGTGGTCGCCTCCGACATCAACCCGGCGGCGGTGCGCAACACCGAACTGAACGCCGCCCGGCACGACATGGCCGGCCGGGTCCGCGCGGTGCACAGCGACCTGTTCGAGGCGCTCGACCCGGAGGAACGCTTCGACACCATCTTCTGGAGCTCCAACTACGTCATGGCTCCGGAGGGTTACCGCTACGAGCACATGCACGAGCGGGCCTACGTCGACCCCGGCTACGCCGCGCACCGCCGGTTCCTGGCCGAGGCGCCGAACCGGCTGCGCCCGGGCGGCCGGGTCCTGCTGCACTTCAGCACCAGAGGCGACGTGCTCAGCCTGCTGAGACTCGCCGGCCAGTCGGGCCGTGGTCTGCGGATGGTGCGCACGATGACGATCCAGGAGGGCGCGTGCGAGGTCGAGCACATGCTGCTGGAGGTCACCGCCCCGCCGCAGCGCGAGATCGTCGTGCCGCGTCCGCGCTCGGCCGAGCGGGAGCGTGAGCGGCTGTGA
- a CDS encoding 2,3-dihydro-2,3-dihydroxybenzoate dehydrogenase, producing the protein MENKVALVTGAAGGIGAAVARALGRRGVLVAAVDRDADRLAELVEKLAADGIHAEACPADVTDSASVEAVVEQIEQRLGPIEYLVNAAGVLRLGEVRTFSDEDWRTTFAVNANGVFHTSRAVVNRMVPRGRGAIVTVASNAAVTPRSEMAAYAASKAAATLFTKSLGLEVARHGIRCNLVAPGSTDTPMLSSMWQDDTGRTNTIEGRPDAYRVGIPLRKLAAPADVANAVVFLLSDEAGHITLHDLTVDGGASLGA; encoded by the coding sequence ATGGAGAACAAGGTAGCCCTGGTGACCGGGGCGGCCGGCGGCATAGGCGCCGCCGTCGCCCGGGCCCTGGGCCGACGCGGCGTCCTGGTGGCCGCCGTGGACCGGGACGCCGACCGGCTCGCCGAGCTCGTCGAGAAGCTGGCCGCCGACGGCATCCACGCCGAGGCCTGCCCCGCCGACGTCACCGACTCCGCCTCGGTCGAGGCGGTGGTCGAGCAGATCGAACAGCGGCTCGGCCCGATCGAGTACCTGGTCAACGCGGCCGGTGTGCTGCGCCTCGGCGAGGTGCGCACCTTCAGCGACGAGGACTGGCGGACCACCTTCGCGGTCAACGCGAACGGGGTCTTCCACACCTCCCGCGCCGTGGTCAACCGGATGGTGCCGCGGGGGCGGGGAGCGATCGTCACGGTCGCCTCCAACGCCGCCGTCACCCCCCGCAGCGAGATGGCCGCCTACGCGGCCTCCAAGGCCGCGGCCACGCTCTTCACCAAGAGCCTCGGCCTGGAGGTCGCCCGGCACGGCATCCGCTGCAACCTGGTCGCCCCCGGATCGACCGACACCCCGATGCTCAGCTCGATGTGGCAGGACGACACCGGGCGCACCAACACCATCGAGGGCCGGCCCGACGCGTACCGGGTCGGAATCCCGCTGCGCAAGCTGGCCGCGCCCGCGGACGTCGCCAACGCCGTCGTCTTCCTGCTCTCGGACGAGGCGGGCCACATCACCCTGCACGACCTGACCGTGGACGGAGGCGCGAGTCTCGGTGCCTAG